The genomic segment ACTTCGGCTTTGGCAAAAATGGTGTCGCCGATATAAATAGGCGCGTGAAATCCTATCTCCATCGACAGCACCATAGAGCCAACCCCGGGCAGCTTCATGCCAATAACCGGTGCTATCATGGCGGGCGCCAATCCGGCATGTGCTATGCGTCCTTGCAAGCCGAAGGAGTGTGCAAACACCTCATCAACATGCACCGGATTGAAATCTCCCGTGATGCCCGCGAAGCTATACACATCCGTTTCGGCAATGGTCTTGCTGTGCCCGGCCTGCTCACCTATGGTCAGCTCTCTGAAGGTTTTACCTAGCGTGTACACAATGACGACCTCAGGCTCTGGCTTCTTCGCTGACAAATTGTGCCAGGGCATTGATTGATGCCATTTTTTCCTTGATCACTTCATTGCCGTAGTTACTAAACTTCATGCCATACTTTTTCTCGATTGAGACCACAAGCTCAAGCACTTCAATACTGTCCAGTTCCAGGCCGTCGCTTACCAGTCCCTGTTCGTCGTCCAGTTCGTCGATGGAATCCACCACCTCCAGGTTATCTACGATGATGTCCTGTTTGATAAAAGTTCTGATCTGGTCGAAATCAGCCATGTGAAAACTCCTTATTTTATTAGTTATGTAATTGATATTCCGGGAACAGCTTCTTAACCATATTGTCGATGTCACGGTCCATCGGGCGGTCCTGGATCACTGGGGTGAAGTAGTCGCGTAGTTGCTCAAAGAAACGCATGGATTCAGTATTGAGCTTGTCAGCACTACCGTCTTTATCGAGTACGTAAAAGGCCTGGCGGATTGCCATGGCGTGAATGGCTATCACAGGTTTCACCAAAGAGAGAATGTGTTTTAAGTCGCGGGCCGCAATAGTACCCATGCTGACGATATCCTGGTTAAGTGCTTCGGTGGTGCGTGAGAATACG from the Pseudoalteromonas sp. R3 genome contains:
- a CDS encoding MaoC family dehydratase produces the protein MPWHNLSAKKPEPEVVIVYTLGKTFRELTIGEQAGHSKTIAETDVYSFAGITGDFNPVHVDEVFAHSFGLQGRIAHAGLAPAMIAPVIGMKLPGVGSMVLSMEIGFHAPIYIGDTIFAKAEVSAKFADTRQVELALSWHNQRGELVSDGKAMVLPPKAASKKRLAERLRSLDNTETAQEP
- a CDS encoding phosphopantetheine-binding protein; protein product: MADFDQIRTFIKQDIIVDNLEVVDSIDELDDEQGLVSDGLELDSIEVLELVVSIEKKYGMKFSNYGNEVIKEKMASINALAQFVSEEARA